The region TTTATTTGAAAGTGACTTAGTTTTGGCAACacaatttttaatacaaaattgatacaatgaaaaataaacttcagagATTTCCTAGAGCAACTTACAGGCTGTAAATTAATAATCAAGTGTACTATACAGAAAAAGGTAGCTTTGTTCAAAGTCATGTTTGCAGACCAGCACCAAGTGATCCTGAAAATCTAGTTTTATTCTATGtgccaaaaaaagcaaagcccaCCTGAAATCTCACTTCCTAAGTAAGCAAAGTGTCATTGCAGTTGTTCTACCTCACTCTATTTCCACCTTACAGTAACAGTTGTGACTAACTGTACACAAGAGACACATCAAGGTTTCCAACAATATCTTCAGTGAGTAAAGGTCAGCTTTTATTTACCTgctattttaaaggtttttaagGAGTCATGGACGATGAGGTATTTGGAAAAAACTTTATGAATTGCCAAAAAACTCAGAAgtccataataaaaataatccaaagcCTTGTAACGGTTCCCTTTAAACTATTTCATTTCAGCAGGTCAATTTCACCAACCTTGGGATcactaattattttcatttctatgtCTGCAATACATCAAAATCCTATCATATAAACTAGCAATGTTAATAGGAtctggtgggggggggggggggggaacctaAAGTCCTGCAATTCTTTTACCATTCTTACCACATGCTCAATAGAAAGCAGAACTCTCAAAAaggcatcttttttttaatttttacttctgtCTGCAATCAAGTTTCTCAAATAGAATATCTATTTTAATAACAAACTTTCTCATTATACACACTTCCTCAAACATCCCATTTTTGGGGATAATTGTACAACTTGGCTTTATGGCATCCTTGTAGGCACAGGAAAGAGACTGTTCCTCAAATATTAAGGCCATAGAGAGCTACCAGACAGGAGCAAAATACTGCAATCCAACTGTGAAAATCACTGCTACTGTAATTCTTacactttctgttctctgtatCCCACAAAGCAAAATGGTTCTCAATCACGCAACGTCGTGCAATCACATTATACTTTGTAGAAGACTACAAGGGTCTGTGTTCTGCTCTCTGCTAGGCTTCCTTCTCACCTGATGATTCCTGGGCTCATCAGTCTGACTTGGTTTATTGTGGCCGTTCGTGTTGGTGTGCTAGGAACAGCATCAGTGTAAAAGGATGCTAATCCAGTAACCCCAGGAAATCTGCAACTTCAAGTCTTCCCTAGAAACTGGAAAATTTCCTTAGAAATTGCACttccttttcagcttctttgcctttttctttcatttctgaaaccTACACCAATCCTCCTTTATTGCCGCTCTCCACCCTGTGATACCAATGTAAACGAAACCCAGAAACAGAATAATCAAGTTTTGCCAGTGAAAAAAAGTACCATACCATTAAATCTTTGTTCCTTTTAGTACAGTTACAGCAGCATTTAGAGACCAAAGCCTCACACATACTATTGCTTAAAACCTTACTCCCAGGTCCTCTCTGTTAATGTACTCTGCAATGCTTTAGAACCTGGTATTAACACAGAAGATATATTGATCATACTATGTGATCACAGGAACACGGATAGTAGTTTCTGTGAATTTCTAGCTACATAAATTTGTGTGCAACAGACCTACTTTGTGCCTGGTGACATTTACAATGCAGATTTAGTTCTCCCCCGAGGCTGACGAGTCATTCACCATTCACTGGCATTGAACAGTTTTGCCATAGCCACCTCTTCCAGCGTCATAGTCTTGCCGATATTCATCTCGGACCTTACGaaggaggaaaaatggaaaGTCCAGTAAAGATAAACAATTTCTCAAAAATGATCACACCATCAGAATATAGTCAAACTGAGTTCACAAAATTTAAGTGGCCACAAGGAGCTTACTGACAAAACAGAAGGCAAAGTGCATCATGCGGAAGCCCAGAACGCAGCATAAACTAACTTCCTTTTCAATAATGTCCAGGGGGACCCTTTAATCAAGACAGCCAAAGTGAGAATGGCTAGCCTCACGCTTCAGCAGTAAAAGCATCTGCTACCTGCTCAACTTCATGCAGCTATGTGCTGTCCTTGTGTGTTCTTGACAGCCTTATATTTTCTGGGCCTATCTATAAGCATTATCTCCCCAAGCAGCCAAGAAGCTTCCGAAAGCACTTTCAgtgaaacagatgaaaaagttatttattcCTTGTGGATAACATCATCACTGATAAGATGTCTTACAGACTAACATATAGTGCTACCTTAAACAATAATTGCTAAGCTGCTATTTCTGAAGTTGTTCTGAATACATTCATTCCAAAAGCAGTAATTTGGCAAAGTCACCAGTGCCTTAAAAACTAGACTGTACAACAACCTACCTGGCCCCCTGATCTTCCACGACCGTACTGCCTACCCTCCTTAAATCCTGCATCCCAGTCTGTCCTTATGATCCTATCATCAAGTCTGGTTCCATTGATGTATCGCATTGCATTTTCAGCATCTCCTCTTGCATAATACCTTAGGAATAGGTTAACGAAAAAAAACAGGGCTTCTATTTTCAACACACGAGAAAAGGAACAATATCCAATGGGCTACAAAACCAAGTATTTGCTTGAATCATGTTCCTGCTTGGCTACTTCTGAAATCAACTGCTTTTATGAAGCTATGTGGGCTGACAAAACAGCCAGTGAACACAACAGTGTGCAGGAACTCaagcatattaaaaatgtgtatatcGGATCAAGTTCTTTAACCATGCTCACCCTTAAAAGTGTAAAGGTCTATTACTAAAGAAAGAATGAGAAGCCCCATGCATGCTCCGTTCATGCTGCAAACTTTCACCATTTCGGTGAGTTTGCTGGAAACAGTAATGGAGCAATCTCAGACACTTGCATGTAACGAAGTCAACGTATGACAGAGATGCAAGATACCAGCTGAAACTACACACGTGCTTGTATGAGAAGAAACATCTCTTTACTCGGGCAGAGACTGACTGCAGTAAAGTTGGTCTCTTCACTGCAGAGACCAACTGTCTAAAAAGTGCCTGGCTTAAAGTATCAGAGTGAAAGCAACCTAATAACCGCCACTCAATGTGAGGTCTAGGCTTGCCCTCTCTTGCCTGGGGCTCCCACAGACACTTTAGcaaccaaataattttattctcagATGATTTTCCTGTGACTCAGAGCCTGCATCTGAGCTAAcctgtgccctgcctgctcctgcctgccaccGCAGCAcggctcctgctcctcccacCAGGGGGGATACAGCAGAAGGATACTCCACGAAGCAGAAGCCGCAGGCAGTTTTCTTCACTTTGTCCAGCCCCATGATGACCTTCTTGATGTCGCCGCTCTTACCAAAGAGCTCGTGGATCTGCTCCTCCGTGGTGTAGAAGGAGAGGTTCCCCACGTACAGCGTACAGCTCTTCCTCAGCAGCCGCTCCTGCTCGTACCGCGTCCCCTGAGCCACAATGACAGCGTTACCCTGGTACCTCAAATGTACGTATTCTTCTCGGATGAGATGGAATAGCGCACGAGTTAGTAGTAGTTAAGGAAGAATCACagttaggagtagaaactaacacctgaTAATTTTAACGAGGTAGtaaataatgcttaggccagATAAGAGAGTATTAGCAATGCATGCCTCACTAATGAGAGCCTCCTAAAAGACTGACAGTGGAGACATCCCGCCGCAAAGAAGGGTGTGAAGATAAGGGAAGGCCAGATGCGAAGACACCAGTGATAGCAGGGAACATCTTGGCCCAGAAGGCGCCGAAGCACAGAAACTGTGGAAAAGATAATTCCGGCGGGGGGAGATTGCGACCACCGACCCAGCTGAGAGACGAAAGGAGTACCCCCCGCCCCACCTTCAGCATGCGCAGTGAATTCAAATCACACTGTAGCTATTAACTTAAGCGAAGAAGATACAGACCAATGGAAGAAGAGGATACTCAGTCAGGTCAACGGTTATGTATTAGACAGGCGCGGTGGGGTAACTTTCACGTGCAAATGTCAAAAAGGAACTACAGCAGGTGTGCGTGCTAGGCGGAGAGATCCCCCATGCAGCCGGCGCCGAATCAAACAAAGCCTGCTCTTTAACACACCCggtgttaaggagttttattcccAGTTTTCAGTGACAACCGCACGGCGGGGCCGACCCGGAGTCTGGCCCAGGCGGACCGCGcggcccctcccccccgccgccaccggcGGCGCCCCGCTCACCCGGAAGTGCTGGTCCCGGTACTGGCTGAGGTCGGCGTAAGAGTCGCTGCACAGGACGCTAAGCGTCCCGCCGGAGCACATGGCGGCAGCACGGCACGGCCCGCCGCACCGCAGACAGACCTACCGCCCCTCAGCGCCCCCGCGCACGCGCCCACCGCCGCCGCACGGGCAGCCAATGGCGAGGCGCGCCCCGGCTCTCGCGGGAGCCCCGCCCCCCTCTCGCGAGAGCGGCCGGAGGATGGTGCTGCGGCGGGTGCTGTGGGCGCTCCTCAGCGACCCGCGGGTGACCGAGCGCCTCTCCCAGTGGCGGCCcctccgcgccgccgcccgcctcaCCGCCGCCGCCATCACCCGCGGACAGCTCGGCGCCCACCGGGCCGCCCGGGACCTGGGACCGCGCCTCACCCGGCTGCGCGACACCTTTCTCCGCGAGCTCAAGGACGGCGCCCGGGCGCAGGGCTGGCCGTGGCCCCCCGGGCGAGGaccggggcggggcggccgcccCGGGGGAGCGCCCTGACCGGCCGCCGCGGAGCCGCCGAGCCGCGCCCGCGGCGGGATCCCGCCCCCGCTTCCCTGCGCCCGGCGCGGCAGGAGGAGAAGCGCGTTGGAGCCGGCGGAGAAGCGGACCCGCCGGCCGGACCCaccggccgcccccggcccccagCGCCGGCCGCCGAGGAGCCCAGCCTTACCCCGGCCGCGGACGTCGGCCGCTTCTCCAGAGCCGCGAGCGGCGCCCGAGCCCGAGCATGAAAACGCGAAGCACGCTGCTGATCGGTATGATGGATTTTCATTGCACAGTCAGTTTACACTTTCCACAGTACTCGGTAACAGGCAGAAGGCTGACTCACATTGGACATCGTCCAGAACACTGTCAAGATAATCACTTCTAAGTGCTTGATGAGAAACtcgaaataaaaacaaatttctcaGTGGAGTCCCTTTAACAATTTCTGTATACACAACAGTAATTTTCTACATTTATATCGCAACTTCAGTACAAAAAGAGCTCTAAATGTCGATAGTGATGGTGACGGGCAGGATAATCGCTCACTTTACAGGTAGGTAAAAGAGATTCAGTCGCTATCCTAAATGCACACCTCAAGTCTGTGGTAGCAAGAAGTGtttagagggagaaaaaaaatgacgAATAGAGCCATCCTAACTGTAAATATGGGAGAAGATGTATCCATCGTATGTGATGCACTGGGCTGGGTTATTTCAGTTGCTCTGTCTAACATGTGAGACTATAGCAGTCAGCCTTCCTTCATAGCACGTTTCAGTATTTGGGTCCAGCTGACTAGATTCTTAGTTAACTGGGGAGGATGATTTCCATTCTTTGTATCACCCCAGGTGAAAATAACCTTGCAAATTATCCAAGATAGGGTTCCCAGCATTGCTGGTAAAATTAAACCTCCCACCAACAAGGACTTAGGTGTGCAGGGATGGAAAAAACTGGATCTATGGTGTAAATGATAAAGGTATAGGTAGTGAGACAAAAAGCAGTGTGTGTTCAGTCTGAATTAGTGGTTGTAGTCCAGGTTCCTGTCCTGGCTCTATCGCAGGTTACCTGTGCAGCGGTGGAGAAGTTGCCATGCCATGGGAAAGGTGCTCCATTGCAGCCCTGAAGAGAACTCCGGTGATATGGCCAGAGGTCATaagttttttgaaaataattttcaaaatttaaaagatgctgtttaagaaagctgaaaacagtAAGCAGGATGTGGAATACCAGCTGTGGCACATGTCTATTGTCCCAGTGTAAGACAGCAAAAACGTAATTAACTTGGAAAACAATTGGCATCATGATCCTTTCATAACTACTTCCACTACTTCATGAGTCATCAGTACAAACACACATAtaccccctctccccccacctcccccaaaACACGCACCTTTAATTTACAGGCCTGGCAATATGAAGGATGAAGGGTGTGGGATGAACATGTAAGGGAGACTTACCACAAAATGCTTTAGAAGAGAACAAGAGCTATGTTTGTTAAAAATCTAGATTGTATATTTACTTTGGAAGGTACAGGCATGTCCTTCACATGGGGATTTTTCCTAACTTCCCTTCAGAGCCTGGCCTCAGGCTATACCCTCTCTGTTGAAAAACTGCCTCAGAAGATCTTATGTAAATCTGggtggatgaaaaactgcaaaaagcaTTACTGCCTTTGTGAGCAGAACAAATTCAGGTGTCAGATTTGTTTCGCAGAGAGAGGCTTGACGTACAGCGCATGTGCCAATTTAGTATCTCCCTCCGCATCAGGATGGTTTGGATCTAGAAATTCACGCAGACAAAAATGAAAGTTGTTATTTGTGCTACACTGTTAAGCATATAAATCATTCTCAGCTGAAGCTCGGGGTTATCTGTATCCTGCTTTAAAATCAGACAGCTCTCCAGTAGAGAGGATGCAATCTGTCATTCTCACTAAGCTGCTTTAATGGGGAGTGGTTACtgaaaggggaggggggtgcaggggatgcggcttctccctgggatcctCACACGCTCCCCTGCAGCAGAACCGGTGGATCTCTAACCCTGCAGTAAGACAGTTTGGAGATCCATCTGCTCAAACACATACACAGGATCAAACCCCTCTGAGTTACCTGTTTTCCATCCGCGCAGCTCCTTGACCCAGCTCACCGTAGGGCCGGCGGTGCACCGCTGCGGGTGCCAGAGCCACGACAGAGCGATGGAAGCTGCAAGACATGCAGGGGGAGCACGGAAGGGAAGGACTGTCCCATTTGCGGTAGCTAAACAACAGACAGGCTTCATGCCATCAAAATGCAGCATTCTCAAGCTGCTGTATGCAATACATACGTAGCGCGTCCACAAGAACAGAACTGTAGCAAGAAACACTGAACAGGCAAAGCTTGGATTTTAGGATTTAGCACAAGTACTTATGCTGAAGCATCTTCTGTGTTCTAAACCACATCAATGCTGGTGATTTTTCAAGACAGAACCACCCAAGGCAATATTACAGCACTGATGCCTATATTGTGGCTGCAGTCTGGTCTAGTGATTGAGTGCGGGCTCCGAATTTTTAAGAGCGTAAAATAAAACCTTAGAGTCAGACCAGCTTTCGTCTAGTCCTGTAAcctctctccagcagctgagTTCATGCCTAGTATCAGTAAAACCCACATAATCCACAAACCCTCTGTCAGAGGTTATAAgaactttcaaaaataaagctCACATGGGAAGAGCTAAGCTTGAATCAGAGTTTTGGTTCATCCTCTGATTTCATCCTCTCTCTTCAGGAAAATTACACAAGTTGATATGAAACACCACAGGGGCTGAATAACTCAGATCTTAAGCAGGTTCTATCCAGAAACTGGCTATACTGGTGAGCGTGAGAGtttgaagggaagaaagagacttGGGAGACCCCCCCCCAGTGCCACTGCTTGGGCTGAAGGTGGGCCTGTGAAGAGGAAGGTCTCATAGCACCTTTAGGCAGCACCCAAGTGAAGTGGAAAACTAAAACATTGCTCTCCTGAAATCTAAAGGCTCTGCTGATCTCTGCCTAGCTGAAGGATGTAGAGTCCTAACTGACTTCTCCAGTTCCCACTGAACAGGAAGGGCATTTGAGGTGGGTCTTCCATTGATAAGTGTGGAAATATCAAAGTCTCATTCTTGAACGAGACACTGCATTTTGTAATTGTGGCTCTGACTGTACCAGGGATTATAACAAAAACCTGACAGTCATTGCAGGTAAAATTGTTTGCACGCTGCTCAACTGTTCGGCAGAGGGTTTCCTCTTCAGACCCAGCCATATCAATGACTTCTATATGCGTGTCCCTCTTCTTGATATTAAGCAGAGACCTAGGAGGCATGTAGGTGTGAGCAAAGAGTAGAGTGTAATGTCTTGGGTGGTGCGGGGACTCTGGAGAATGCACGAGCTGCTCCAAGTGAAACAAGCACGGTATCAGTCCTCCCTGGTGTAAGCACCCAAACAGCAAAGCCCCGAGAACATTGAAAATAACAATGACGTGTTTCCACTTCACAGCTCTATTCTGTGATGTGCTAAACAGGACTAATGGCACGATGAGAGGAATGAGAAACCGAGGTTCTTGATGGCTgaacagggagagaaatgccaaaggaacaaaataaaacagcagtaaTGTTGGATTGCCCTCAGAATGCACTAATAGCCCAGATGGCCCATGGTAATATGACTTGACCCGTACTAATTGATGGATatatttctttaacattttaaaaccagcACCAATGGCCAGAATATGTAAGATCCCAAAGAGCATTATTCCGTTGACTGTAAAATGTGTAATGCGTGGGTGACTCCCATGCAGTGCGAGATTATGAGGATTAAGATTATATCTTAGAAAATTGAAAGGGGTTACTATAATTTTCTCATTCAGTTGACCTATTACATCAAACAGGCTGCTCTTTTTAATGTTGTAGAAGTTGCCTAACTCCAGGGAGGTGAAATAGAGGGTATCAGCTGTTACAAAAACAATGGCAGTAAAACATGCACATAGGACAAGCTTCAAAAAGTGGTTTATGGCAGTTTTAATGCTCTTTTGAGAGTCGACAATTAAGCCTGCCCAGTAAAGCAGGGGCATTAGGGCAAAGGCCAGAAAGGTTGGCCTGTTGAAAAACCCAGCAGTCGTTATAATACCTATGAGAGGGCTGCTTGTAGGCTCTGCGACGCTGCCGGCAGACTTTCTTGAGGATACCAGTACCatcagaagagcaaagagaAGTCCCTCAAGCGTGTTGGTAAATGTTCTCGTGTAAAATACCAGAGTGACATACGATCCGGCAAGAAGTACCAGTGCTTTCCATGGATCCGCTTCCCAGGAAGGAGCTAATCGATAAACACTATAGTCGagtatgaaagaaaatattg is a window of Phalacrocorax aristotelis chromosome 7, bGulAri2.1, whole genome shotgun sequence DNA encoding:
- the NCBP2 gene encoding nuclear cap-binding protein subunit 2 isoform X1, with translation MCSGGTLSVLCSDSYADLSQYRDQHFRGTRYEQERLLRKSCTLYVGNLSFYTTEEQIHELFGKSGDIKKVIMGLDKVKKTACGFCFVEYYARGDAENAMRYINGTRLDDRIIRTDWDAGFKEGRQYGRGRSGGQVRDEYRQDYDAGRGGYGKTVQCQ
- the NCBP2 gene encoding nuclear cap-binding protein subunit 2 isoform X2 → MGLDKVKKTACGFCFVEYYARGDAENAMRYINGTRLDDRIIRTDWDAGFKEGRQYGRGRSGGQVRDEYRQDYDAGRGGYGKTVQCQ
- the PIGZ gene encoding GPI alpha-1,2-mannosyltransferase 4 isoform X1; its protein translation is MAARPSRRARGASGLRKRQQKRPGSGSVLGEPSPAGGGGPFPGPYVSPAFWSITRQSQGRGGGGAHARQGPAAAAGPAAGRPLAAAGRAGAAMGAGGLWALLAALRAGWCLLPQAGYLHPDEFFQSPEVMAGDILNLQVYYPWEFLSSSPCRTAVFPLMTSGVTYWVIKSLQQLDICSSCINSYTLLVSPRLLFTIFSFILDYSVYRLAPSWEADPWKALVLLAGSYVTLVFYTRTFTNTLEGLLFALLMVLVSSRKSAGSVAEPTSSPLIGIITTAGFFNRPTFLAFALMPLLYWAGLIVDSQKSIKTAINHFLKLVLCACFTAIVFVTADTLYFTSLELGNFYNIKKSSLFDVIGQLNEKIIVTPFNFLRYNLNPHNLALHGSHPRITHFTVNGIMLFGILHILAIGAGFKMLKKYIHQLVRVKSYYHGPSGLLVHSEGNPTLLLFYFVPLAFLSLFSHQEPRFLIPLIVPLVLFSTSQNRAVKWKHVIVIFNVLGALLFGCLHQGGLIPCLFHLEQLVHSPESPHHPRHYTLLFAHTYMPPRSLLNIKKRDTHIEVIDMAGSEEETLCRTVEQRANNFTCNDCQVFVIIPGTVRATITKCSVSFKNETLIFPHLSMEDPPQMPFLFSGNWRSQLGLYILQLGRDQQSL